In Tenrec ecaudatus isolate mTenEca1 chromosome 5, mTenEca1.hap1, whole genome shotgun sequence, the following are encoded in one genomic region:
- the RBSN gene encoding rabenosyn-5: MASLDDQGEVREGFLCPLCLKDLQSFYQLQSHYEEEHSGEDRDVKGHIKSLVQKAKKAKNRLLKREGDDRAESGAQGYESFNYGGVDPYMWEPQELGAVRSHLSDFKKHRAARIDHYVVEVNKLIIRLEKLTAFDRTNAESAKIRAIEKSVVPWVNDQDVPFCPDCGSKFSIRNRRHHCRLCGSIMCKKCMELISLPLANKLTSASKDSLSTHTSPSQSPNSVRGSRRGSISSVSSVSSVLDEKGDDHIRCCAHCKDTLLKREQQMDEKEHTPDIVKLYEKLQLCMEKVDQKAPEYIRMATSLNAGETTYSLEHANDLRVEVQKVYELIDTLSKKILTLGLNRDPPPHPHTLRLQRMIRYSATLFVQEKLLGLMSLPTKEQFEELKTKRKQELEKKRLQERKAALESQRRLEEKQSGLAPRAANGEVASLRRGPPSLQKAEGWLPQSGGQGHSEDSDPLLQQIHNITSFISQAKAAGRTDEMRTLQENLRQLQDEYDQQQTERAIELSRRQAEEEDLQREQLQMLQEREWEREKEQFQAVSLHTRTQSLDFREVRPFQLEPGREPRTLLTHTLHRGVPPAQSRAAPKTPSPSSAGESIRAWCGPPALSQEFLPPSSVSQPTEVPAPNPFEEEDLSSPTEEGAGSPPAAEAPIRPSAQIPKEYNPFEEEEEETVVGNPFLMTDGSAPNPFDEEDALPSQRPSSPPGLGNPFEEPACTNPFEIDNDGGPEGEGPIEEELLLQQIDNIKAYIFDAKQCGRLDEVQVLTENLRELRRTLAKQKRDLD; encoded by the exons ATGGCTTCCCTGGATGACCAGGGGGAAGTGAGGGAGGGCTTCCTCTGCCCTCTGTGCCTGAAGGACCTGCAGTCTTTCTATCAGCTGCAGTCACATTACGAGGAAGAGCACTCAGGGGAAGATCGTGATGTCAAAGGACATATTAAAA GTCTGGTCCAGAAGGCTAAGAAAGCAAAGAACAGATTGCTGAAACGAGAAGGAGATGACCGAGCAGAATCAGGGGCTCAAGGATACGAGTCTTTTAACTATGGAGGGGTTGATCCTTATATGTGGGAGCCCCAAGAACTTG GTGCTGTGAGAAGCCATCTTTCGGATTTTAAAAAACACCGAGCTGCCAGGATTGACCACTATGTTGTCGAAGTCAATAAATTAATAATCAGGTTAGAGAAG CTCACCGCGTTTGACAGAACGAATGCTGAGTCTGCCAAGATCCGAG CCATAGAAAAGTCAGTGGTGCCTTGGGTCAACGACCAGGATGTCCCCTTTTGTCCTGACTGTGGCAGTAAGTTCAGCATCCGTAACCGCCGCCACCATTGTCGCCTCTGCGGGTCTATCATGTGCAAGAAGTGCATGGAGCTCATCAGCCTTCCCTTGGCAA ACAAGCTCACCAGTGCCAGCAAGGACTCCCTGAGCACCCACACCAGCCCCAGCCAGTCGCCCAACAGTGTGCGAGGCTCCCGCCGGGGCAGCATCAGCAGCGTGAGCAGTGTGAGCTCGGTGCTGGATGAGAAGGGTGATGACCACATCCGCTGCTGCGCGCACTGCAAGGACACGCTGCTCAAGAGAGAGCAGCAGATGGATGAGAAGGAGCACACGCCCGACATCGTGAAGCTGTACGAG AAATTACAACTTTGCATGGAGAAAGTTGACCAGAAAGCTCCTGAATACATCAGGATGGCCACATCATTAAA TGCTGGTGAGACAACCTACAGTCTGGAACATGCCAATGACCTTCGGGTGGAAGTACAGAAAGTATATGAGCTAATAGACACTTTAAG TAAGAAGATCTTAACCCTGGGCTTGAACCGGGACCCTCCgccacacccacacactctgcgGCTGCAGCGAATGATCAGATACTCGGCCACACTTTTTGTGCAG GAAAAGTTGCTTGGCTTGATGTCACTCCCTACCAAAGAGCAATTTGAGGAGCTGAAAACGAAAAGGAAGCAGGAACTAGAGAAGAAGAGGCTACAGGAGAGAAAG GCTGCCCTGGAATCCCAGCGAAGGCTGGAGGAAAAGCAGAGTGGCTTGGCTCCTCGTGCAGCCAATGGGGAGGTGGCGTCTCTTCGCAggggccctccctccctgcagaagGCCGAGGGCTGGCTCCCACAGTCAGGAGGGCAGGGCCACAGTGAAGACTCAGACCCCCTCCTCCAGCAGATCCACAACATCACGTCATTCATCAGCCAGGCCAAGGCCGCAGGTCGGACAGATGAAATGCGCACGCTGCAGGAGAACCTGCGGCAGCTGCAGGATGAGTACGACCAGCAGCAGACAGAGAGGGCCATTGAGCTGTCCCGGAGGCAGGCCGAGGAGGAGGACCTGCAGCGGGAGCAGCTGCAGATGCTTCAGGAACGGGAATGGGAGCGGGAAAAGGAGCAGTTCCAAGCGGTGTCCTTGCACACACGGACGCAGTCCCTGGACTTCCGAGAAGTCAGGCCCTTTcagctggagcctgggagagagcCTCGCACCCTCCTCACTCACACCCTGCACCGCGGTGTGCCCCCAGCTCAGAGTCGTGCAGCTCCCAAGACGCCTTCACCCAGCTCCGCTGGAGAGTCCATCAGAGCCTGGTGTGGGCCTCCGGCGCTCAGCCAGGAGTTCCTGCCCCCAAGCTCTGTGTCACAGCCCACGGAGGTGCCTGCCCCAAACCCCTTTGAGGAGGAAGATCTCTCCAGCCCCACAGAGGAGGGTGCTGGCAGCCCTCCTGCTGCAGAGGCTCCCATCAGACCCTCAGCCCAAATCCCAAAGGAATACAATCCctttgaggaagaggaggaggagacagtaGTGGGGAATCCCTTCCTTATGACAGATGGCTCAGCACCCAACCCCTTCGATGAGGAAGATGCACTTCCCTCCCAGAGGCCTTCAAGCCCTCCTGGTCTTGGCAACCCTTTCGAGGAGCCTGCCTGCACCAACCCCTTTGAAATAGACAATGATGGCGGCCCCGAGGGTGAGGGGCCCATCGAGGAGGAGCTGCTGCTCCAGCAGATCGACAACATCAAGGCGTACATCTTCGATGCCAAGCAGTGCGGCCGCCTGGACGAGGTGCAGGTGCTGACGGAGAACCTGCGGGAGCTAAGGCGCACTCTGGCCAAGCAGAAGAGGGACCTTGACTGA